One window of Tepidanaerobacter acetatoxydans Re1 genomic DNA carries:
- the cysS gene encoding cysteine--tRNA ligase → MLIYNTLTRKKEEFVPLEDNHVKMYTCGPTVYDFFHIGNARVFITFDMVRNYLKFRGYDVTFVQNFTDIDDKMIKRANDEGITVKELGERFIGEYFHDADTLGITRADVHPRATEHIDEIIDLIKILVEKGYAYEVNGDVYYKTSRFKDYGKLSHQNIDELKAGARIEPGEQKKDPIDFALWKAQKPGEPAWDSPWGKGRPGWHIECSVMAMKYLGETIDIHGGGPDLIFPHHENEIAQSEAATGKPFARFFMHVGYLNINNQKMSKSLGNFFTVRDILKTYDPEVLRFFMLSSHYRNPINFSQDLMEQAKNSLERLHNAIYSMEHLESVAQDKDLAEDDEKYLNKLETNKNEFIKAMDDDFNTADAIASLFNIVREYNMFVDENSPKKLIVDTKDAILTLGSVLGLFRKFMEKTLLDEEIEQKIIEREQARKEKNYALADKIRDDLKAQGIILEDTPAGVRWKRL, encoded by the coding sequence ATGCTAATATACAATACACTTACAAGAAAAAAAGAAGAATTTGTACCATTAGAAGATAATCATGTAAAAATGTATACATGCGGTCCGACGGTCTACGATTTTTTTCACATTGGTAATGCGCGAGTTTTTATTACATTTGACATGGTCAGAAACTATTTAAAATTTCGCGGCTATGATGTGACATTTGTCCAAAACTTCACTGATATTGATGACAAAATGATAAAAAGGGCAAATGATGAAGGTATAACTGTAAAAGAATTGGGAGAGCGCTTTATAGGAGAATATTTTCACGACGCTGATACACTAGGGATAACGCGGGCGGACGTCCATCCTAGAGCAACTGAGCATATTGATGAAATAATTGATTTAATAAAGATTTTGGTAGAAAAGGGATATGCCTATGAAGTAAATGGTGATGTCTACTACAAAACCAGCAGATTTAAAGACTATGGAAAACTTTCACATCAGAACATCGATGAATTGAAGGCTGGTGCTCGAATTGAACCCGGAGAACAGAAAAAAGATCCGATAGATTTTGCATTGTGGAAAGCGCAGAAGCCAGGAGAACCAGCGTGGGACAGCCCTTGGGGAAAGGGGCGTCCGGGATGGCATATTGAATGTTCGGTCATGGCTATGAAGTATCTGGGAGAAACCATTGACATACACGGCGGCGGTCCTGACCTTATTTTTCCTCATCATGAAAATGAGATTGCTCAAAGTGAAGCTGCTACCGGGAAGCCTTTCGCACGATTTTTTATGCACGTTGGATATCTCAATATCAATAATCAAAAAATGTCTAAATCCCTCGGGAATTTTTTTACGGTTCGCGATATATTAAAAACCTATGATCCCGAAGTTTTGAGATTTTTCATGCTATCATCACACTATCGAAATCCTATTAATTTTAGTCAGGATTTAATGGAGCAGGCTAAAAACTCATTGGAACGCCTGCACAATGCCATATACAGCATGGAACACCTTGAAAGCGTAGCGCAGGACAAAGATCTTGCAGAGGATGATGAGAAGTATCTAAACAAGCTTGAGACTAATAAGAATGAATTTATAAAAGCAATGGATGATGATTTTAACACTGCCGATGCAATTGCCTCTCTCTTTAACATAGTAAGGGAATATAACATGTTTGTTGACGAGAATTCTCCTAAAAAACTTATAGTCGATACAAAAGATGCAATACTTACTTTGGGAAGTGTGCTGGGGCTTTTTAGAAAATTTATGGAAAAGACCTTATTAGATGAAGAAATTGAGCAAAAAATAATAGAAAGAGAGCAAGCCAGGAAGGAAAAAAACTATGCACTTGCTGATAAAATCCGCGATGATCTGAAAGCTCAAGGAATAATTTTAGAGGATACACCGGCGGGTGTTCGCTGGAAACGGCTGTAG
- the epsC gene encoding serine O-acetyltransferase EpsC has product MLDTIKQDIRVVFERDPAAKSVVEIVLCYPGFHAILLHRIAHSLYKHNLILIARLISQINRFLTGIEIHPGAKIGKGFFIDHGMGVVIGETTEIGDNVTLYQGVTLGGTGKDKGKRHPTLGNNIVVGSGAKVLGPVKIGDNSKIGAGAVVLKDVPSNSTVVGIPGKAVVRQNIDFADTDFTKVDLNHHLLPDPVADMMRSLQKKIETLEMRIAFLEKELNSKTG; this is encoded by the coding sequence ATGTTAGATACTATAAAACAGGACATAAGGGTTGTCTTTGAACGGGATCCCGCTGCCAAAAGCGTAGTAGAGATTGTATTGTGCTATCCGGGCTTTCATGCAATTTTACTGCATCGCATTGCTCACAGCCTTTATAAGCATAATTTGATTCTAATAGCCAGGCTCATTTCACAGATAAATCGTTTTTTGACGGGGATTGAAATTCATCCGGGCGCAAAAATAGGCAAAGGATTCTTCATAGACCATGGTATGGGTGTAGTTATAGGTGAAACGACCGAAATAGGTGATAACGTGACACTGTATCAGGGAGTAACCCTAGGCGGCACCGGTAAGGACAAAGGTAAACGGCATCCAACATTAGGTAATAATATCGTTGTGGGATCGGGCGCAAAAGTTCTGGGGCCTGTAAAAATCGGCGATAATTCTAAGATCGGGGCCGGAGCTGTTGTATTAAAAGATGTGCCTTCTAATTCTACAGTGGTAGGAATACCAGGTAAAGCGGTAGTTCGCCAAAATATAGACTTTGCCGATACAGATTTTACCAAGGTCGATTTAAATCATCACCTTCTTCCGGACCCGGTAGCAGACATGATGAGGAGTTTGCAGAAAAAGATAGAAACTTTAGAAATGAGGATTGCGTTTTTAGAAAAGGAACTTAACTCAAAAACAGGATAA
- the ispF gene encoding 2-C-methyl-D-erythritol 2,4-cyclodiphosphate synthase, with amino-acid sequence MRIGLGFDVHKLVAGRKLVLGGVIIPFEKGLLGHSDADVLVHAINDALLGAAALGDIGKHFPDNDPIYKDISSLILLKKVKELLSDAGYQVVNIDSVICAQKPKLSPYIDNMCKNIADTLEVDIDRINIKATTTEELGFEGRGEGISAQAICMIEKYKF; translated from the coding sequence ATGAGAATTGGCTTGGGTTTTGATGTCCATAAACTTGTAGCAGGTAGGAAGCTTGTGCTGGGCGGTGTGATAATTCCATTTGAAAAGGGATTATTGGGGCACTCGGACGCAGATGTGCTGGTTCATGCCATAAACGATGCCTTGTTGGGAGCTGCGGCTTTGGGAGATATAGGCAAGCACTTTCCCGATAATGATCCAATATATAAGGATATAAGCAGCCTGATATTGCTTAAAAAGGTAAAAGAACTTTTAAGCGATGCAGGGTATCAAGTTGTCAATATCGATTCGGTAATATGCGCTCAAAAACCAAAACTGTCTCCTTATATTGATAATATGTGCAAAAATATTGCGGATACTCTTGAAGTGGATATAGATAGAATCAATATAAAGGCTACCACCACGGAAGAATTAGGTTTTGAAGGCCGAGGTGAAGGCATTTCTGCACAAGCTATATGTATGATTGAAAAATATAAATTTTAG
- the ispD gene encoding 2-C-methyl-D-erythritol 4-phosphate cytidylyltransferase codes for MQVSAVIAAGGHGKRMNSSVSKQFLTIKGHPILYYTLNKFEKMDVISSIVLVTGVDDMDYTRNEIIRKYGFKKVKLVEGGKERQDSVYNGLRELSPQTDIVVIHDGVRPFVPIKLIEKSITAAIKYKAVGVAVPVKDTIKIVGDGNTIKSTPDRKTLWSIQTPQTFKYDLILAAYEKAISEGFYGTDDTVLVERMGLSVKIIEGAYENIKITTPEDIIFAEAFVALGFGDFRR; via the coding sequence ATGCAGGTGAGTGCTGTAATAGCTGCGGGCGGCCATGGAAAACGTATGAACAGCAGTGTTAGTAAGCAATTTCTAACAATAAAAGGTCATCCGATACTCTACTATACTTTAAATAAATTTGAAAAGATGGATGTTATAAGTTCGATTGTGCTGGTAACAGGTGTAGATGATATGGATTACACCAGAAATGAAATAATCCGAAAATATGGATTTAAAAAAGTAAAACTAGTTGAAGGCGGCAAAGAACGCCAAGATTCTGTTTATAACGGTTTGAGAGAACTCTCTCCTCAAACCGATATTGTTGTTATACATGACGGCGTAAGACCATTTGTTCCGATAAAGCTCATAGAAAAAAGCATAACTGCTGCAATAAAGTATAAAGCAGTTGGTGTGGCTGTGCCGGTAAAAGATACCATTAAAATTGTCGGCGACGGCAATACAATAAAAAGCACACCTGACCGTAAAACCCTTTGGTCCATTCAAACACCGCAAACTTTCAAGTATGACCTTATTCTGGCAGCTTATGAAAAGGCCATAAGCGAAGGCTTTTATGGGACAGATGATACGGTCTTGGTGGAACGCATGGGATTGTCTGTTAAAATTATCGAAGGTGCTTATGAAAATATTAAAATTACTACGCCGGAAGATATAATTTTTGCCGAAGCCTTTGTGGCTCTAGGATTTGGAGATTTCAGGAGGTAA
- a CDS encoding PIN/TRAM domain-containing protein — MANKAARIIITIAGFAIGFQIMFLILYFNSYLGFFRLDYLPTLAVELVGALIIGIIFYFLSPRIINTCIKAKDWIENKLQTTPMQDILYGFLGTVMGLLLANLFTRAFLGIPWIGGYIPIIFNIIMAYLGASIALKKKDELSNIISSSLGTLQKKKKKPAVINLVKPKILDTSVIIDGRIADICRTGFIEGTLVIPGFVLEELRHIADSSDGLKRNRGRRGLDILNKIQKELDIEVEIYEGDFDDIAEVDSKLVKLAQILEGCIITNDFNLNKVAEFQKVKVLNINELANAVKPVVLPGEEMMVQVIKDGKEMGQGVAYLDDGTMIVVDGGKKYIGDTIEVVVTSVLQTAAGRMIFAKPKSL; from the coding sequence AGCCGCACGAATTATTATTACAATTGCTGGTTTTGCTATTGGATTTCAGATTATGTTCTTGATTCTTTATTTTAATAGCTATCTTGGTTTTTTTCGTTTGGACTATCTTCCTACTCTTGCTGTTGAGCTTGTAGGTGCACTTATTATTGGAATCATTTTTTATTTTTTAAGTCCACGTATTATTAATACCTGCATAAAGGCTAAAGATTGGATTGAAAACAAACTGCAAACGACGCCTATGCAGGACATATTATATGGATTTTTAGGCACTGTAATGGGGCTTTTGCTTGCGAATCTTTTTACACGAGCGTTTCTTGGCATACCTTGGATAGGTGGGTATATCCCTATTATATTTAACATTATAATGGCCTATTTGGGTGCGAGTATTGCTCTCAAGAAAAAAGATGAACTTTCGAACATCATTTCATCTTCCCTAGGGACTTTACAAAAGAAGAAGAAAAAACCGGCTGTTATAAATTTGGTAAAACCTAAAATATTAGATACAAGTGTAATTATAGACGGTCGTATAGCAGATATTTGTCGAACGGGTTTTATTGAAGGGACTTTAGTTATTCCGGGATTTGTGCTGGAAGAGTTAAGACATATCGCCGATTCTTCAGATGGCCTCAAGAGAAATCGAGGCAGAAGAGGTTTGGATATTTTAAATAAGATACAGAAGGAACTTGATATAGAAGTTGAGATTTATGAAGGGGATTTTGATGATATAGCCGAAGTGGACAGCAAGTTGGTGAAACTTGCTCAGATTCTTGAAGGATGTATCATTACCAATGATTTCAACCTGAACAAAGTGGCTGAATTTCAAAAGGTAAAGGTGCTCAATATCAATGAACTTGCTAATGCTGTGAAACCAGTGGTACTCCCCGGCGAGGAAATGATGGTTCAGGTTATTAAAGATGGTAAAGAAATGGGTCAAGGTGTGGCCTATCTTGATGACGGAACTATGATAGTGGTGGACGGGGGGAAAAAATATATTGGGGATACCATAGAAGTGGTAGTTACCAGTGTGCTCCAAACCGCTGCCGGAAGGATGATATTTGCAAAGCCGAAATCCTTATAA